One window from the genome of Sulfodiicoccus acidiphilus encodes:
- a CDS encoding Rieske 2Fe-2S domain-containing protein, whose amino-acid sequence MRNPKTKFDEREFVTKGSDYLFNYAEKNVGTIDEGRRNFMKALAIGVGVAAVAGLLPGLRVLPAPGVGITKFPKVLLVDSSGSPLKASTLPINEPVITIYLYPLADEPNFLLNLGDASNKPVQVQPTEVVIPQTGEKYSFPGGVGPSKSIVSYSAICQHLGCEPPEIHFYPPSYMKLGMPAPAELTAEALLAAKQANAPGVIHCDCHGSTYDPYHGASVLTGPTQRPLPYVELEWDPTTDYLYAVEEGGVPVYGHTSDLTGGNPLSGDTTTVSKTINPFS is encoded by the coding sequence ATGAGGAACCCCAAGACCAAGTTCGACGAGAGGGAATTCGTCACGAAGGGAAGCGACTACCTATTTAACTACGCGGAGAAGAACGTAGGTACTATAGACGAAGGTAGGAGGAACTTCATGAAGGCGTTAGCGATAGGTGTAGGTGTAGCGGCAGTGGCCGGACTACTCCCTGGGTTGAGGGTGCTTCCAGCTCCGGGTGTCGGAATTACCAAGTTTCCTAAGGTTCTCCTGGTCGACTCTTCTGGTTCGCCCTTGAAGGCTTCCACTTTGCCTATCAACGAACCCGTGATCACGATATACCTCTACCCGCTAGCTGACGAACCCAACTTCCTGCTAAACTTGGGGGACGCCTCCAACAAGCCAGTGCAGGTTCAGCCAACAGAGGTAGTTATTCCACAGACGGGAGAGAAGTACTCCTTCCCTGGTGGAGTGGGGCCGTCCAAGTCAATAGTCTCCTACAGCGCCATATGCCAGCACTTAGGTTGCGAGCCGCCAGAGATTCACTTCTATCCACCCAGCTACATGAAGTTGGGTATGCCCGCTCCGGCCGAGTTGACGGCGGAGGCACTCCTCGCGGCGAAGCAAGCTAACGCTCCGGGGGTGATACACTGTGACTGCCACGGCTCAACCTACGATCCCTACCACGGTGCGTCAGTTCTCACTGGACCTACGCAGAGGCCTCTCCCCTACGTGGAGCTGGAGTGGGACCCAACGACCGACTACCTCTACGCGGTGGAAGAGGGAGGCGTCCCAGTTTACGGCCACACCTCGGACCTCACTGGCGGAAACCCCCTCAGCGGAGACACTACAACAGTGAGCAAGACCATAAATCCGTTCAGCTGA
- the cbsA gene encoding cytochrome b558/566 subunit A: protein MNRLTLLVVMVALALSFTAVLVGVPLAQTAPQITAYRVHGSLNLGDPGSESFWNSIPWTNVSLTANLNGVPTSGITPYVLVKAAWNGTDLVVLMKWPDENPAFNAWSAAAASLYPPASGPGVFRIMELTHGVTYTLEKNYTDYYTIVNGTQLPGRLVLNYSGVAVLPAPNDTQIQVLGNGTILLYHSPRPMEYLLDQDSMFYGYYVNSTWYYPDRAAIMWYMGSETSPMDCMNIGGKFPGQVYDGVKITQAGGSLSAGPANIWMWVSGATWNSSQDPAFKVGLWTNTSLTGLNYTTNHGFAVPLYTNQTNMYEVDTAGIWYSPVASSGLQGSLFYVWTGASWSNGTWTVEFARPMAVPTSLAQYEPNFTVGHSYDVAFAVWQGRAGETLFDKSITSNFLTLYVSSSAPSVPTSTVTLSTTDEVTIVGLVVALVVLALLYVVFRK from the coding sequence ATGAACAGGCTCACACTACTCGTCGTAATGGTTGCCCTAGCCCTATCCTTCACGGCCGTGCTCGTGGGGGTTCCATTGGCCCAGACCGCTCCTCAGATCACCGCCTACAGAGTCCACGGTTCCCTGAACTTGGGAGATCCCGGATCCGAGTCGTTCTGGAACTCTATACCTTGGACCAACGTTTCCCTCACGGCCAACCTGAACGGAGTGCCCACCTCAGGTATAACTCCCTACGTTCTAGTGAAGGCAGCTTGGAACGGAACAGATTTAGTGGTGCTAATGAAGTGGCCGGACGAGAATCCTGCGTTCAACGCGTGGTCTGCAGCGGCGGCCTCGTTGTATCCCCCAGCTTCAGGTCCAGGAGTCTTCAGGATCATGGAGTTGACACACGGCGTGACTTACACCCTTGAGAAGAACTACACCGATTATTACACGATAGTGAACGGTACGCAACTGCCCGGTAGGTTAGTCCTCAACTACTCCGGCGTGGCGGTCTTGCCAGCTCCCAACGACACTCAGATACAGGTACTTGGAAACGGCACGATTCTCCTCTACCACTCCCCAAGGCCCATGGAGTACCTTCTGGATCAAGATTCCATGTTCTACGGTTACTACGTGAACTCCACGTGGTACTACCCGGACAGGGCGGCAATAATGTGGTACATGGGATCCGAGACTAGCCCCATGGATTGTATGAACATAGGAGGCAAGTTCCCAGGACAGGTTTACGACGGGGTCAAAATAACGCAGGCGGGAGGTTCCCTATCAGCGGGACCAGCAAACATATGGATGTGGGTGTCTGGGGCGACTTGGAACTCCTCCCAAGATCCCGCGTTTAAAGTGGGACTCTGGACTAACACTTCTCTCACTGGGTTGAACTACACTACTAACCATGGGTTCGCGGTTCCGCTATACACAAATCAAACGAACATGTACGAGGTGGACACTGCAGGAATATGGTACTCTCCAGTAGCTTCCTCCGGACTTCAGGGCTCGCTCTTCTACGTTTGGACAGGAGCGTCCTGGAGCAATGGCACCTGGACTGTGGAGTTCGCGAGACCAATGGCGGTCCCCACTTCCCTAGCCCAGTACGAGCCCAACTTCACCGTCGGGCACAGTTACGACGTAGCTTTCGCCGTATGGCAAGGAAGGGCCGGAGAGACCCTTTTCGACAAGTCAATAACCTCGAACTTCCTCACTCTATACGTTTCGTCCTCGGCTCCGAGCGTTCCCACTAGCACAGTGACACTGAGCACGACTGACGAAGTCACAATAGTCGGCCTCGTGGTGGCCCTAGTGGTCCTCGCGCTACTCTACGTGGTGTTCAGGAAATGA
- a CDS encoding sulfurtransferase TusA family protein codes for MEKTVDASGTICPYPIMLLSRAVREARPGDVIKVVATDPAFARDVKSWTKSTGNELLALEEGEGKVVALVRKVGR; via the coding sequence ATGGAAAAAACAGTAGACGCTTCTGGGACGATATGTCCCTATCCCATAATGCTGTTGAGTAGGGCGGTTAGGGAAGCTCGACCAGGAGACGTCATAAAGGTAGTGGCGACGGATCCTGCGTTCGCGCGGGACGTGAAGTCCTGGACTAAGAGCACAGGAAACGAGTTACTAGCACTCGAAGAGGGCGAAGGAAAGGTCGTTGCGCTTGTGAGGAAGGTGGGAAGATGA
- a CDS encoding acetate--CoA ligase family protein — protein MLEKLFRPSSVAVVGASRNRDKVGNIVLRNVLSTFRGKVFAVNDKADSVEGVKANRSLKEVKNVDLVVVAVPRTVVPQVMEEAVQVGAGAAVVITSGFRETDEEGARLENELVSIARKGDVRVLGPNTLGLVTPAMNATFAFADVLRGNVAVVAQSGGIGVYMLNWAQRTRTGLSYFVSLGNQADVSETDVFQFLAEDLETRAIFSYLEGVADGSRFLDVVPDVAKRKPLVFLKGGTGKGGAEAAKTHTGSVAGSGELFRAAVRTVGGIQVDGLEDMLNLAKVLTADEPIRPDVLVVTNSGGHGVLTADSIESSGLKMVTLTPGANEELKKVLPPQSLPKNPLDLSGDADSERYRRALQIVQDLDCTKLVIVQSLPMVSCSEVARVALEFKGKGVVTVVMGLDEDAASRTLELARMPAFRFPEDAVKAISYVLKRRPPQRKIRVPQPLEEARELVEGRKYLPDYVAMKLMELYGVRTPRWAVVEDPSQLNEAATKVGFPLVVKASTDEPIHKTEVGGVVMNVERDSLEQAYKLVSSKFKRVLLQRQLHGVEVFVGGLRDPAFGHAVVVGIGGVHVEVIKSLSYALSPVSEDEALEVMSESKVTQLLTARNRNYDLGSVARTISTISRLIVDLNVREMDVNPLMVNEEGAYAVDVRIEL, from the coding sequence ATGCTAGAGAAGCTCTTTCGGCCCTCCAGCGTGGCGGTGGTGGGGGCTTCTAGAAATAGGGACAAGGTAGGTAACATCGTTCTGAGGAACGTTCTATCAACTTTTCGGGGGAAGGTGTTCGCAGTGAACGACAAGGCCGACTCGGTGGAGGGTGTTAAGGCAAATAGATCATTGAAGGAAGTGAAGAACGTTGACCTAGTGGTTGTCGCTGTGCCGAGGACAGTTGTCCCCCAAGTCATGGAGGAGGCGGTCCAGGTCGGAGCGGGCGCAGCAGTAGTAATAACCTCCGGTTTCAGGGAGACCGACGAAGAGGGGGCCAGACTGGAGAACGAACTCGTATCCATAGCTAGAAAGGGCGATGTGAGAGTGCTGGGGCCCAACACTTTGGGCTTGGTAACACCCGCAATGAACGCGACTTTCGCCTTCGCGGATGTCCTAAGAGGAAATGTGGCGGTCGTCGCTCAGAGCGGGGGTATCGGGGTTTACATGTTGAATTGGGCTCAGAGAACTAGGACCGGACTTAGCTATTTCGTTAGCCTCGGAAATCAGGCAGACGTCAGCGAGACTGACGTGTTTCAGTTCCTCGCTGAGGACCTCGAAACCAGGGCGATCTTCTCCTACCTTGAGGGTGTGGCGGATGGAAGCAGGTTCTTGGACGTGGTTCCAGACGTAGCGAAGAGGAAACCCTTAGTGTTCCTGAAGGGAGGGACAGGGAAGGGAGGAGCTGAGGCCGCTAAAACTCACACTGGGAGCGTAGCAGGCTCTGGTGAGCTCTTTAGGGCTGCGGTGAGGACAGTGGGCGGAATACAGGTGGATGGGTTGGAAGACATGTTGAACCTAGCTAAGGTCCTCACAGCCGATGAACCCATAAGGCCGGACGTCCTAGTTGTGACTAATTCAGGGGGACATGGCGTGCTCACTGCCGACTCCATAGAGTCCTCAGGACTGAAGATGGTCACTCTGACTCCAGGGGCTAACGAGGAGTTGAAGAAGGTGCTCCCCCCTCAGAGCCTCCCCAAGAACCCTCTTGATCTCTCCGGAGACGCGGACAGCGAGAGGTACAGGAGGGCACTGCAGATTGTCCAGGACCTCGACTGCACTAAACTGGTAATTGTGCAGTCCTTGCCGATGGTCAGCTGCAGCGAGGTCGCTAGGGTGGCGCTGGAGTTCAAGGGAAAGGGAGTAGTGACTGTAGTCATGGGACTAGACGAGGACGCGGCCTCGAGAACCCTCGAGTTGGCTAGGATGCCCGCGTTCAGGTTCCCTGAGGACGCTGTCAAGGCTATCAGCTACGTCCTGAAGAGGAGACCTCCTCAAAGGAAGATCAGGGTCCCACAACCACTAGAGGAGGCGCGAGAGTTAGTTGAGGGTAGAAAGTACCTACCGGACTACGTGGCGATGAAACTGATGGAACTCTACGGCGTGAGGACCCCAAGGTGGGCGGTGGTGGAGGACCCCTCTCAACTCAACGAGGCTGCAACGAAAGTGGGATTCCCCCTAGTTGTGAAGGCGTCCACTGACGAACCAATACACAAGACCGAAGTAGGAGGGGTGGTGATGAACGTGGAGCGTGACTCGTTGGAGCAGGCATACAAGCTAGTGTCCTCTAAGTTCAAGAGAGTCCTTCTACAGAGACAGTTGCACGGGGTGGAGGTGTTCGTAGGTGGTCTGAGGGACCCGGCATTCGGTCACGCCGTAGTTGTGGGAATTGGTGGGGTCCACGTCGAGGTAATAAAGAGCCTAAGCTACGCCCTTTCCCCCGTCTCGGAGGACGAGGCACTAGAAGTCATGTCCGAAAGCAAGGTGACTCAATTACTGACGGCGAGGAACAGGAACTACGACCTAGGCTCTGTGGCTAGGACGATATCGACCATATCCAGATTGATAGTGGATCTCAACGTTAGGGAAATGGACGTTAACCCCTTAATGGTGAACGAGGAAGGGGCCTACGCCGTGGACGTCAGGATTGAACTGTGA
- a CDS encoding radical SAM/SPASM domain-containing protein, producing the protein MYCMEVDVSPSAVVWESTKACDFACRHCRALAIPQRLPNELRTEEVLSLVDDIALMGVKLFVVSGGDALKRDDLFEVLSYSSKKLRTAVSPSGSRLTYDVAKKFREAGVSAVSVSVDGPEEVHDYFRGVPGAFQLARKAVEAVREAGVPLQVNSTISRYNVRYLRELKETVLSMHPQTWDVFMLVPVGRATPGMAISPKEAEEVMGTVLRWRMKEGINVRMTCAPYLVRLANEQGVRPIPPDLRYGRRSVEGARGCMAGNGYAFVGYDGTVYPCGFLPVPAGNVRDRKFSEIYRESPLFAVLREPSNLRGKCGVCEYRTVCGGCRARAYAATGDYLEEDPLCLYVPARMRS; encoded by the coding sequence ATGTACTGCATGGAAGTTGACGTCTCGCCCTCGGCAGTGGTGTGGGAGAGCACTAAGGCGTGCGACTTCGCGTGTAGACATTGCAGGGCACTGGCGATTCCACAGAGGTTGCCGAACGAGCTTAGAACCGAGGAGGTGCTGTCTCTCGTTGACGACATAGCCCTAATGGGGGTGAAGCTGTTCGTAGTGAGCGGAGGAGACGCCCTAAAGAGAGACGACCTATTCGAAGTCCTTTCGTACTCCTCGAAGAAACTCAGGACGGCCGTCTCACCAAGCGGTAGCCGTCTAACTTACGACGTTGCTAAGAAGTTCAGGGAGGCCGGCGTCTCGGCCGTCTCAGTGAGCGTGGACGGACCAGAGGAGGTCCACGATTACTTCAGGGGAGTTCCAGGAGCTTTCCAGCTTGCTAGGAAGGCCGTGGAAGCCGTTAGGGAGGCCGGCGTTCCACTTCAAGTGAACTCCACCATAAGTAGGTACAACGTCAGGTACTTAAGGGAGCTCAAGGAAACAGTCCTTTCCATGCACCCTCAGACGTGGGACGTGTTCATGCTAGTTCCGGTGGGGAGGGCTACTCCGGGGATGGCGATCTCTCCCAAGGAAGCGGAGGAGGTGATGGGGACAGTTTTGAGGTGGAGAATGAAGGAAGGGATAAACGTCAGGATGACGTGCGCTCCATACCTAGTTAGACTCGCCAACGAGCAAGGGGTTAGGCCAATTCCCCCCGACCTCAGGTACGGGAGGAGGAGTGTAGAGGGAGCGAGGGGATGCATGGCCGGCAACGGTTATGCGTTTGTGGGGTACGACGGTACTGTGTACCCGTGCGGCTTCCTACCCGTTCCTGCTGGGAATGTGAGGGACAGGAAGTTCAGCGAGATATATAGGGAATCGCCGCTCTTCGCAGTCCTTAGGGAACCGTCCAACTTGAGGGGGAAGTGTGGAGTCTGTGAGTACCGTACAGTGTGTGGAGGGTGCAGGGCTAGGGCCTACGCTGCCACCGGAGACTACCTAGAGGAAGACCCCCTATGTCTCTACGTTCCAGCGAGGATGAGATCTTGA
- the soxC gene encoding proton pump complex cytochrome B SoxC, whose translation MVDTSNRFSNWLRDRLGLDELPFFRTPDYMYKANYWLGALVASAFVYAVVSGLILLLYYNPADPYDQTQYIINSVPYGSVVLFSHLYAAYAMILLAYVHMFRNYFVGAYKAPRELVWLAGVLLLVLTMGASFVGYSLVGDVLGVDAVGVGEGILGSFPGGSVLNALFFGNGTTQDTFTRLLAWHIILVALIGLLFGLHFFMAERYGIMPTRRVKPTAPAVYTKEEESKFNPWWPRNFVYMMSLMLMTWGLILIVPNVLANVNGLPLLLNPHPAPSPSSPQAASVPAYPPWFFLFFYKIADFLMPNGAPYPPFGALLVAVLIPMVYLLLLPFLDRGKELHPFGRKFWTWVGVMLITYLVEMSVWGYLAPGVPEPFTDQVKVLLPPAVIAAIGVYAMGRTWSRRKVSLESPVLPKGTGPSPVTAFGLVVLGMLAVGTVGLAINDPTVPGGAAAVALVLAFAAFARGFWRRSSGNTNQETVNRKARITLAETVMAVLFVVAVVLAFNMWTVPSTGPQSSLFGVDLGALLLMLGEALSLYHYANYAVKASI comes from the coding sequence GTGGTAGATACGTCCAACAGGTTCTCAAACTGGCTCAGGGATAGACTCGGACTCGACGAACTACCGTTCTTCAGAACGCCTGACTACATGTACAAGGCTAACTATTGGCTGGGGGCCTTAGTAGCGTCGGCCTTCGTTTACGCAGTGGTCTCTGGATTAATTCTCCTCCTCTACTATAACCCAGCCGATCCCTACGATCAGACACAATACATCATAAACAGCGTCCCATACGGTTCTGTGGTGCTCTTCAGCCACCTCTACGCTGCATATGCTATGATACTCCTGGCATATGTACACATGTTCAGAAACTATTTCGTGGGAGCTTACAAGGCTCCCAGGGAACTGGTCTGGTTGGCTGGAGTACTCCTGCTGGTCTTGACCATGGGGGCCTCCTTCGTCGGTTACAGTCTTGTAGGGGACGTGCTGGGGGTAGACGCTGTAGGAGTAGGGGAAGGCATACTAGGAAGTTTCCCGGGTGGATCGGTGCTCAACGCACTCTTCTTCGGAAACGGTACGACACAAGACACGTTCACTAGGCTGCTTGCTTGGCACATAATCTTAGTTGCGCTAATAGGACTCCTCTTCGGATTGCACTTCTTCATGGCGGAGAGGTACGGCATAATGCCCACTAGGAGAGTGAAGCCAACTGCCCCAGCGGTATACACTAAGGAGGAGGAGTCTAAGTTCAACCCATGGTGGCCCAGGAACTTCGTGTATATGATGTCGCTCATGTTGATGACCTGGGGACTCATACTGATAGTGCCTAACGTCTTAGCTAACGTGAATGGCCTCCCACTACTGCTCAATCCACACCCAGCTCCCTCCCCCAGCAGTCCACAAGCCGCCTCTGTCCCAGCTTATCCTCCCTGGTTCTTCCTCTTCTTCTACAAAATAGCCGACTTCCTGATGCCCAATGGGGCACCGTACCCTCCCTTCGGGGCCCTCTTAGTGGCGGTTCTCATACCCATGGTGTACCTACTCTTGCTACCGTTCTTGGACAGAGGCAAGGAGCTCCACCCCTTCGGTAGGAAGTTCTGGACGTGGGTGGGAGTGATGCTCATAACCTACTTGGTGGAAATGAGCGTGTGGGGTTACTTAGCGCCTGGAGTTCCAGAGCCCTTCACAGATCAGGTTAAAGTGCTCCTCCCCCCTGCCGTGATCGCTGCCATCGGGGTCTACGCAATGGGAAGAACGTGGAGTAGGAGGAAAGTTAGCCTAGAGTCGCCCGTCCTACCCAAGGGGACCGGCCCTTCCCCAGTGACTGCATTCGGACTTGTAGTGTTAGGTATGCTAGCAGTTGGGACCGTGGGGCTGGCCATCAACGATCCAACCGTTCCAGGTGGAGCTGCGGCAGTTGCGTTGGTCCTGGCCTTCGCGGCTTTCGCTAGGGGGTTCTGGCGTCGTTCCTCAGGAAACACGAACCAAGAAACCGTGAACCGGAAGGCCCGGATTACGTTGGCAGAGACGGTGATGGCGGTCCTGTTCGTTGTTGCCGTAGTACTTGCCTTCAACATGTGGACTGTCCCCTCCACTGGGCCGCAGTCCAGTCTGTTCGGTGTCGATCTAGGTGCGCTACTCCTCATGCTCGGAGAGGCCCTGTCCCTTTACCACTACGCCAACTACGCCGTCAAGGCCAGCATATAA
- a CDS encoding radical SAM protein, translating to MISLSRLMGGRNERGDSVRFPTSERKYPAVLILGLTRNCNLNCLHCYSNSGGAKFIDLPLDFWLRTVEEAGSMGVRHIVLTGGEPLMMREVREIARHAQDRGISVEISTNGTVLRTSLPPLAEYVNYVGVSLDGPPQVHDELRGLKGAHRKALEGARFAKSLGLKVGLRFTITALNWWYVDEALNTVERERLDRICFYHLAYVGRAERALDVDNSTRLNVVEHLLDKAKGVNYELLTADNPVDGILAYLITGKPELLNLLRANGGNRSGERVAYISPEGVVYPDQFTPVPIGVGPHLKELWDGPAPLVEKLRERRRYVECSSCPFFPVCNGGLRGRALAVTGDLWAKDPSCYLQEALSRHPISVQEYTTSHVNPHNG from the coding sequence TTGATAAGTCTCTCGAGGCTTATGGGAGGGAGGAACGAAAGGGGAGACTCGGTCAGGTTCCCTACTAGTGAGAGGAAGTATCCAGCCGTCCTGATCCTAGGACTAACAAGAAACTGCAACCTGAATTGCCTTCACTGCTACTCCAATTCTGGGGGAGCTAAGTTCATAGACCTACCATTGGACTTCTGGCTCCGAACGGTCGAGGAGGCGGGATCTATGGGAGTTAGACACATCGTACTCACCGGGGGAGAACCCCTCATGATGAGGGAAGTGAGGGAGATCGCGAGACATGCGCAAGATAGAGGAATAAGTGTCGAGATCTCCACTAACGGCACGGTTCTACGTACTTCCCTCCCACCTTTGGCTGAATACGTCAACTATGTGGGTGTGAGTCTGGACGGACCCCCTCAGGTGCACGATGAGCTGAGGGGATTGAAGGGGGCCCATCGTAAGGCACTTGAGGGTGCCAGGTTCGCCAAATCCCTCGGCCTCAAGGTGGGACTGCGATTCACCATCACGGCCCTCAACTGGTGGTACGTAGACGAGGCGTTGAACACTGTAGAGAGGGAAAGATTGGACAGGATATGCTTCTATCACCTAGCCTACGTCGGGAGGGCAGAAAGGGCCCTGGATGTCGATAACTCGACGAGGTTGAACGTAGTCGAGCACCTCCTCGACAAGGCCAAGGGAGTCAACTACGAGCTATTGACGGCGGACAACCCAGTCGACGGCATTCTGGCGTACTTAATCACGGGGAAACCTGAGCTGTTGAATCTGCTCAGAGCCAACGGCGGCAACCGGTCTGGGGAGAGGGTAGCTTACATTTCTCCTGAGGGAGTGGTCTATCCTGATCAGTTCACTCCAGTACCCATAGGGGTCGGGCCACACCTGAAGGAACTGTGGGATGGGCCTGCTCCACTTGTCGAAAAGCTCAGGGAAAGGAGGAGGTATGTTGAGTGTTCCTCCTGTCCCTTCTTCCCAGTCTGCAATGGAGGCTTGAGGGGGAGGGCTCTGGCCGTGACTGGGGACCTCTGGGCCAAAGATCCCTCCTGTTATCTCCAAGAAGCTCTATCTAGACATCCCATAAGTGTACAGGAGTATACAACTTCACACGTTAACCCACACAACGGCTAA
- a CDS encoding peroxiredoxin: MESRKLGIVFASGAANRLCCLFIYAGAALAGGWEVRVHLVNEGLVAFKKEVLPKLSTIEAAYYPPLYSTDVETYVGNLREFVNSGKLPDWHSFLKQLKGDFKDRFKVYACPYAAALYNVRKEDLVEEVDEVRGAESFLEEVYGGVVMYL; this comes from the coding sequence TTGGAGAGTCGAAAATTGGGAATAGTGTTCGCCTCAGGGGCCGCCAACAGGCTCTGCTGTCTCTTCATTTACGCTGGTGCGGCCTTGGCGGGGGGATGGGAAGTGCGAGTTCACCTCGTGAACGAGGGGTTGGTGGCCTTCAAGAAGGAGGTCTTACCGAAGCTCAGTACGATCGAAGCCGCTTACTATCCACCACTCTATTCAACGGACGTCGAGACCTACGTCGGGAACTTGAGGGAATTCGTGAATTCCGGCAAGTTACCCGACTGGCACTCCTTCCTTAAACAACTGAAGGGCGACTTCAAGGATCGCTTCAAGGTTTACGCTTGCCCATACGCGGCGGCCCTCTACAACGTCAGGAAGGAGGACCTCGTCGAGGAGGTGGACGAAGTACGAGGAGCTGAGTCCTTCCTGGAGGAAGTGTATGGTGGAGTGGTGATGTACCTCTAG